In Candidatus Methanomethylophilus alvi Mx1201, a genomic segment contains:
- a CDS encoding 50S ribosomal protein L44e: MKMPRTIKTYCPYCGTHTEHAVERVKKKKASELKWGQRRFREVTSGYGGFPRPKPEGREKPTKRVNLRYRCETCKKAHLSACIRAKKFELTE, translated from the coding sequence ATGAAAATGCCCAGAACTATCAAAACCTATTGCCCCTACTGCGGCACTCACACCGAGCACGCAGTCGAGAGGGTAAAGAAGAAGAAGGCCAGCGAGCTCAAATGGGGACAGAGGAGATTCAGAGAGGTCACCTCCGGATACGGAGGATTCCCTAGGCCTAAGCCCGAGGGAAGGGAAAAGCCGACCAAGAGGGTCAACCTCAGATACAGGTGCGAGACCTGCAAGAAGGCACATCTGTCCGCATGCATCAGGGCGAAGAAGTTCGAACTCACAGAGTGA
- a CDS encoding heavy-metal-associated domain-containing protein, with translation MAKKLTLKIDNMMCEKCVERVENALGSVEGVTDLEVSKGKAVMRYDESKTDEERILAAVIDAGYPAKVKKGLF, from the coding sequence ATGGCAAAGAAACTTACCCTGAAGATCGACAACATGATGTGCGAGAAGTGTGTCGAAAGGGTCGAAAACGCCCTCGGATCGGTGGAAGGCGTCACCGATCTGGAGGTCTCCAAGGGAAAGGCCGTCATGAGATACGACGAGTCCAAGACCGACGAAGAGAGGATCCTCGCGGCGGTCATCGACGCCGGCTATCCTGCGAAGGTCAAGAAGGGTCTGTTCTGA
- a CDS encoding AAA family ATPase, which translates to MEPEEERYDETRALTISNFRNLGPLIDGRQHRTRLIINRGLDRNSIGGLVTLIGANNCGKSSVLAALEAWYKDQIGPDDYTDFVSDVREPVLNMTIAGGRYACMAPPLTLDDVLKALCSEKSYEIFLEALSIMERTDPSDHSGMYVSSIVDPLKDSDGNDIRVSSSTLSYEQYRQYIVDGMSFLAIFDPNMYNAVRDTGARHDQIFYTDMCYRVLAEQPELGSRYGRSWSNLLSFMERYPEETMSGIFGNESTSLTKGFENRYGYAISQRVFRHIPHKAKRDDLVCDPYNLTDFIISILRSTGCTKEMLADAYKEGRKSRKELENNINIMLADIANNFSELMNGNGRYDFRVILDSSSVSVELRRGDILLDIDHQSEGFRWLFDFFIVLFGKRVLFPGDIILIDEFGNMLNYSTVGELTETIRKFGKKMGVTFVIATQNPMAVDIRHLDEVRIVSPRNNGGAVINNRFDRTEKDDHDILKPILEGLTVNRNYMRSEDRMTVFVSGFTEYFVLNAFSSELNVRGFPTNVDFLPINGLGGTNAEMSDILMELRRIERKAIVLVNTDEQGDKFFVYSKGIGGITVVNFTEITEDNVMRSVGDLFTPDERERFGIDSGSFDRLACFSQSISDLYDGISGMTKLRFSKLIRNLSKMRR; encoded by the coding sequence ATGGAACCTGAAGAAGAACGCTATGATGAGACCCGCGCTCTTACCATATCGAACTTCAGGAATCTGGGTCCTCTTATAGATGGAAGGCAGCACCGTACCCGTCTGATCATAAACAGAGGTCTCGACAGGAACAGCATAGGTGGTCTGGTGACGCTTATCGGGGCCAACAACTGCGGTAAATCCAGTGTACTTGCCGCATTGGAGGCCTGGTACAAGGATCAGATCGGTCCGGATGACTATACAGACTTCGTCAGCGATGTCAGGGAACCTGTTCTGAACATGACCATAGCCGGAGGGCGTTATGCATGTATGGCTCCTCCTCTGACCCTCGACGATGTCCTCAAGGCCCTTTGCAGCGAGAAGAGTTACGAGATATTCCTAGAAGCCCTCTCCATCATGGAGAGGACCGATCCGTCGGACCACTCGGGGATGTACGTCTCAAGCATAGTGGATCCCCTGAAGGATTCCGACGGCAACGACATAAGGGTGAGCTCCAGCACCCTGTCCTACGAGCAGTATCGGCAGTACATCGTTGACGGCATGTCCTTCCTCGCGATATTCGACCCCAACATGTACAATGCGGTCCGTGACACCGGAGCGCGTCACGACCAGATATTCTACACGGACATGTGTTACAGGGTCCTTGCGGAACAGCCGGAGCTTGGAAGCAGATACGGTCGGTCTTGGAGTAACCTGCTGTCGTTCATGGAGAGATATCCCGAGGAGACCATGTCGGGCATATTCGGCAATGAATCCACTTCGTTGACGAAAGGTTTCGAGAACCGTTACGGATACGCCATAAGCCAGCGCGTCTTCCGGCATATCCCTCATAAGGCCAAACGCGACGACCTCGTCTGCGACCCCTATAATCTCACCGACTTCATCATAAGCATCCTGCGTTCCACCGGATGTACCAAAGAGATGCTGGCGGATGCCTACAAGGAAGGCAGGAAGTCCAGAAAGGAGCTGGAGAACAACATCAACATCATGTTGGCGGACATCGCCAACAATTTCAGCGAGTTGATGAACGGGAATGGCAGGTATGACTTCAGAGTCATCCTCGACAGCAGCTCCGTTTCGGTGGAACTCAGGCGCGGAGACATCCTGCTCGACATCGACCACCAGTCGGAAGGGTTCAGATGGCTGTTCGACTTTTTCATCGTCCTCTTCGGCAAGAGGGTCCTTTTCCCGGGGGACATCATCCTCATCGACGAGTTCGGCAACATGCTCAACTACAGTACCGTGGGGGAGCTTACCGAGACCATACGCAAGTTCGGGAAGAAGATGGGCGTGACGTTCGTCATCGCCACGCAGAATCCCATGGCCGTCGACATACGTCATCTCGACGAGGTCAGGATAGTGAGTCCCCGGAACAACGGCGGGGCGGTCATAAACAACCGTTTCGACCGTACCGAGAAGGACGACCACGATATTTTGAAACCGATATTGGAGGGTCTCACCGTCAACCGTAACTATATGCGTTCCGAGGACAGGATGACCGTGTTTGTCAGCGGATTCACCGAGTACTTCGTCCTCAACGCATTCTCGTCGGAGCTGAACGTCCGCGGATTCCCGACCAACGTGGACTTCCTGCCCATAAACGGTCTGGGCGGAACGAATGCCGAGATGAGCGACATCCTTATGGAACTCAGGAGGATCGAGCGCAAGGCCATCGTCCTGGTGAACACCGATGAGCAGGGTGACAAATTCTTCGTCTATTCCAAGGGGATAGGGGGTATCACCGTCGTGAACTTCACCGAGATCACCGAGGACAACGTCATGAGGTCCGTAGGGGACCTTTTCACCCCGGACGAGCGCGAAAGGTTCGGTATAGACAGCGGATCCTTCGACAGGCTCGCATGTTTCTCTCAAAGCATCTCGGATCTGTATGACGGGATAAGCGGTATGACGAAACTTCGTTTCTCCAAACTTATCAGAAACCTGTCCAAGATGCGCAGGTGA
- a CDS encoding diphthine--ammonia ligase, which yields MRLASLYSGGKDSAFSLYLAEQQGHDVPYLVNIVPEDRASWIFHTPNLNTVPAMAESMGKKLVLGHSTGEEGSDMEGMRRALEGLDVEGIVTGAIWSDYQWDRMNMVCGDLGLKLIAPLWRKDQDMLMDQMLDAGIEAVIVGCYAEGFDESWLGRPIDAETVKDLKRLRAKYHISIMGEGGEYESMALYSPLYSKRLRIVSSEREWSRNNGTLHVRELVPDTQ from the coding sequence ATGCGCTTGGCGTCGCTGTATTCCGGAGGGAAGGATTCCGCATTCTCCCTGTATCTGGCGGAGCAACAGGGTCACGATGTCCCTTATCTGGTCAACATAGTCCCGGAGGACAGGGCTTCGTGGATCTTCCACACCCCGAACCTCAACACGGTGCCGGCGATGGCCGAGTCCATGGGTAAAAAATTGGTTCTGGGTCATAGTACCGGGGAGGAGGGCAGCGATATGGAGGGCATGCGCAGGGCCCTCGAAGGTCTGGATGTCGAGGGTATAGTCACAGGTGCCATATGGTCCGACTACCAGTGGGACAGGATGAACATGGTCTGCGGCGATCTGGGTCTTAAGCTCATAGCCCCTCTGTGGAGGAAGGACCAGGACATGCTTATGGACCAGATGCTCGATGCCGGGATCGAGGCCGTGATAGTCGGGTGCTATGCCGAGGGTTTCGACGAGTCGTGGTTAGGAAGGCCGATAGATGCCGAGACCGTGAAGGACCTCAAACGTCTGAGGGCGAAGTATCATATCAGCATCATGGGCGAGGGAGGGGAGTACGAGTCGATGGCGCTTTATTCCCCCTTATATTCCAAAAGACTCAGGATCGTCTCCTCCGAAAGGGAATGGTCCAGAAACAACGGGACGCTCCATGTCAGGGAGCTGGTCCCCGATACCCAGTGA
- a CDS encoding heavy metal translocating P-type ATPase: MIKETLRIGGMSCAACAVKIEESVRKVDGVEEATANYGNNTMTVEYSEGTDRALIVRAVEKAGYTVIEGDAEAIAEADRKEASYKKRNLILALAFSIPLSIYAMGPMVGLDVPFHDDPGIYSAIQLVLCAVVMFAGRRFFTRGISGLLRMSPNMDSLICLGSGVGFLYGTYCTLSVFGGDTGMADHLTFDSAAMIIAFVSVGKYLEAMGKVRTNDAVSGLMDMRPSEASVIRGGKEVRIPADELVEGDVVLVRPGEGIPADGTVMEGCSSVDESMLTGESAPVSKRPGDGVYGATVNGESSLRIRADHVGKDTVLYQIVGMIEGAQGTKAPIARIADRAAAVFVPAVICIAVASCLLWLIAGGRSVSFSLTVLISVLVISCPCALGLATPLAIIMGTGKAAKHGILFKSAATLEAAGRVDAVILDKTGTITEGCPEVTSIYVPDGSDDIILPYAAAAEQDSEHPIAKAIRHRAEADGIHIPDHTAFESRTGNGVICDVEGTKTVVGNGALMAEMGIDVSELEARYSSLSAEAKTCVYVALDGKARGIISVSDPVKKTSGSAVASMISLGVAPIMVTGDNGDTALAVGRTVGIDDIRYGAMPKDKIDIVKELQIKQKTVAMVGDGINDAPALTQANVGMAVGSGTDIAIGAADVVLMNTDLRTVPTVLEIGRATVRNIRQNLFLAFVYNAICIPIAAGLPYILGMGEFTHMPMLAAAAMACSSLSVTANALRLGRFEPGSITHE; encoded by the coding sequence ATGATCAAGGAGACCCTCCGCATAGGCGGCATGTCGTGTGCGGCATGCGCCGTCAAAATAGAGGAATCCGTCAGAAAGGTGGACGGGGTCGAGGAGGCGACGGCCAACTACGGCAACAACACGATGACCGTCGAATATTCGGAGGGGACCGACCGCGCCCTGATAGTGAGGGCCGTGGAGAAGGCCGGCTACACGGTCATCGAAGGCGACGCCGAAGCCATAGCCGAAGCGGACAGGAAAGAAGCATCATACAAGAAAAGAAACCTCATCCTGGCACTTGCATTCTCCATACCTCTGAGCATCTATGCCATGGGCCCTATGGTCGGACTCGACGTACCGTTCCATGACGACCCCGGGATCTATTCCGCGATACAGCTGGTACTATGTGCGGTCGTCATGTTCGCAGGGAGGAGGTTCTTCACCCGCGGCATATCCGGTCTCCTGAGGATGAGCCCGAATATGGATTCGCTCATCTGTCTGGGATCGGGGGTAGGATTCCTTTACGGGACATATTGCACATTGTCGGTATTCGGCGGCGATACGGGGATGGCCGACCACCTTACATTCGATTCGGCGGCCATGATCATCGCCTTCGTATCGGTGGGAAAATATCTGGAGGCCATGGGCAAAGTCAGGACGAACGATGCCGTATCCGGACTCATGGACATGAGGCCCAGCGAGGCTTCCGTGATCCGCGGAGGAAAAGAGGTCCGCATACCGGCCGACGAACTGGTCGAAGGAGACGTCGTCCTCGTGAGGCCGGGGGAAGGCATACCGGCCGACGGGACCGTGATGGAAGGATGTTCCAGCGTGGACGAGTCCATGCTCACGGGGGAGAGTGCCCCCGTATCCAAGAGACCGGGGGACGGCGTATACGGGGCCACAGTCAACGGGGAAAGCAGCCTCCGCATCAGGGCGGACCATGTGGGGAAGGATACGGTACTGTATCAGATCGTGGGGATGATCGAGGGGGCGCAAGGGACCAAGGCCCCCATCGCGAGGATCGCGGACAGGGCTGCGGCGGTATTCGTTCCGGCAGTCATCTGCATAGCCGTCGCATCCTGTCTACTCTGGCTCATAGCAGGCGGCAGAAGCGTATCCTTCTCCTTGACCGTCCTCATATCCGTCCTTGTGATATCGTGCCCGTGCGCACTCGGACTCGCGACACCTTTGGCCATAATCATGGGGACCGGGAAAGCGGCCAAGCACGGGATACTGTTCAAAAGTGCGGCCACATTGGAGGCCGCCGGCAGGGTGGACGCCGTCATATTGGACAAGACCGGGACGATAACCGAGGGCTGTCCGGAAGTGACCTCCATATATGTGCCAGATGGAAGCGATGACATAATACTCCCGTATGCGGCGGCGGCCGAACAGGATTCCGAACACCCCATAGCCAAGGCCATCAGGCACAGGGCCGAGGCCGACGGCATACATATCCCGGACCACACCGCCTTCGAATCGAGGACGGGTAACGGGGTCATATGCGACGTGGAAGGGACGAAGACCGTGGTCGGCAACGGCGCACTCATGGCCGAGATGGGTATCGACGTATCGGAGCTGGAAGCCAGATACTCATCCCTGTCCGCAGAGGCGAAGACCTGCGTATATGTGGCGTTGGACGGGAAGGCCCGTGGGATAATCTCGGTATCTGACCCTGTAAAAAAGACATCCGGATCCGCAGTCGCATCCATGATATCCTTGGGAGTCGCACCTATAATGGTCACAGGCGACAACGGGGATACCGCATTGGCCGTGGGCAGAACGGTCGGGATAGACGATATCCGCTACGGTGCGATGCCGAAGGACAAGATCGATATAGTCAAGGAACTCCAGATAAAACAGAAGACCGTGGCCATGGTGGGGGACGGAATAAACGATGCCCCTGCCCTGACCCAGGCCAATGTGGGCATGGCCGTCGGCTCCGGAACCGACATAGCCATAGGTGCGGCCGACGTGGTCCTGATGAACACGGACCTCCGCACGGTACCGACAGTCCTGGAGATAGGCAGGGCCACGGTGAGGAACATACGCCAGAACCTCTTCCTGGCATTCGTATACAACGCCATCTGTATCCCGATAGCGGCAGGCCTCCCCTACATTCTGGGGATGGGGGAATTCACCCACATGCCGATGCTCGCCGCAGCGGCCATGGCCTGCTCTTCGCTTTCCGTAACGGCCAACGCCCTGCGCCTGGGAAGATTCGAACCCGGATCCATAACGCATGAGTAA
- a CDS encoding nucleotide pyrophosphohydrolase, whose amino-acid sequence MTDDDTTVSDLKSKVRAFCEEREWDQFHDPKELAIGMVTESAELLEIFRFKDAAQCKGAIADPVRGKDIRDELSDVLYFVLRFAQMNDIDLSEALCSKMEENARKYPADRVRGRNEKYNEYKDI is encoded by the coding sequence ATGACAGACGACGATACGACGGTCTCCGACCTTAAATCGAAGGTCCGTGCCTTCTGCGAGGAACGCGAGTGGGACCAGTTCCACGACCCGAAGGAACTGGCCATCGGAATGGTCACGGAGTCCGCCGAACTCCTGGAGATCTTCCGTTTCAAGGATGCCGCCCAATGCAAGGGTGCCATAGCAGACCCTGTGAGGGGGAAAGACATCCGCGACGAACTCTCCGACGTCCTCTATTTCGTCCTCAGATTCGCACAGATGAACGACATAGACCTGTCGGAGGCCCTCTGTTCCAAGATGGAGGAGAATGCGAGGAAGTATCCCGCGGACAGGGTCCGCGGCAGGAACGAGAAATACAACGAGTACAAAGATATATAA
- a CDS encoding manganese efflux pump MntP: MEILTIILLAIGLAMDAFAVSICKGLAMGKAQWRSMIVIGLWFGAFQAIMPIIGYFLGRSCYDLIKDYDHWIAAALLFLIGVNMIREALSGEEEDVNADIGFKVMLILAIATSIDALAIGISIAMDSDGSIFASALVIGVITMVISMVGVKIGSVFGDRFGTKAEILGGVILILIGVKVILEHTGYL; encoded by the coding sequence ATGGAGATACTCACCATCATCCTTCTCGCTATCGGATTGGCAATGGATGCCTTCGCAGTATCCATCTGCAAGGGACTGGCCATGGGCAAGGCCCAATGGAGGAGCATGATCGTCATAGGGCTCTGGTTCGGAGCCTTCCAGGCGATAATGCCGATAATCGGGTATTTTCTTGGACGTTCCTGCTATGATCTGATAAAAGACTACGACCACTGGATCGCCGCCGCCCTCCTGTTCCTGATAGGTGTGAATATGATCCGCGAGGCCCTGTCCGGTGAAGAGGAGGATGTGAACGCCGACATAGGGTTCAAGGTCATGCTTATACTGGCTATTGCGACCAGCATAGACGCCCTTGCCATCGGCATATCCATCGCCATGGACAGCGACGGAAGCATCTTCGCCTCCGCACTGGTGATCGGCGTGATAACGATGGTCATATCGATGGTCGGCGTCAAGATAGGGAGTGTCTTCGGAGACAGGTTCGGTACGAAGGCCGAGATACTGGGAGGGGTCATCCTCATCCTGATCGGCGTAAAGGTCATCCTGGAGCATACCGGGTACCTGTAA
- a CDS encoding 30S ribosomal protein S27e, with translation MTNNFVKVKCPDCGAEQIVFKKAATKVLCNVCGSVLVTPKGGNGEISGEVLEVVG, from the coding sequence ATGACCAACAACTTTGTTAAGGTAAAGTGCCCCGACTGCGGCGCAGAGCAGATTGTATTCAAGAAAGCTGCTACTAAAGTACTTTGCAACGTCTGCGGATCCGTTCTCGTCACCCCCAAGGGTGGAAACGGAGAGATCAGCGGCGAAGTGCTTGAGGTGGTTGGCTGA
- a CDS encoding proteasome assembly chaperone family protein — translation MESIVKYDSKPVLKDPILIEALPGIGNVGKIAGDFIADSLGAVKFASIFSMNFPPQVNPDQDCVVHMACNELWYAKTPNGQDIVFLRGNYQGSTPEGQFILAQDVMEIMMSYDVSKVITLGGYGTGQMIDEPHVYGALSRKELRDGLEELGVTFNPGEPQAGIIGAAGLLIGMSQINGIDGFCLMGETSGFFEDHKSAMAVVKVLTKIFGMEDVDLKELQDKSQKIDELTEQVKAANNEKPKLNELGYIG, via the coding sequence ATGGAAAGTATCGTAAAGTATGATTCCAAACCCGTCCTTAAGGATCCAATCCTTATAGAGGCACTTCCCGGGATCGGCAACGTGGGAAAGATAGCAGGGGATTTCATCGCTGACTCCCTGGGAGCGGTCAAGTTTGCCAGCATCTTCTCAATGAACTTCCCTCCGCAGGTCAATCCCGACCAGGACTGCGTCGTCCACATGGCATGTAACGAACTCTGGTATGCCAAGACCCCTAACGGCCAGGACATAGTGTTCCTCAGAGGAAACTATCAGGGAAGCACGCCGGAAGGACAATTCATACTGGCACAGGACGTCATGGAGATCATGATGTCGTATGACGTATCGAAGGTCATAACCCTCGGCGGATACGGCACAGGACAGATGATCGACGAACCGCACGTCTATGGAGCACTGTCCAGAAAAGAGCTCAGAGACGGATTGGAGGAACTCGGCGTCACGTTCAATCCCGGCGAACCCCAGGCCGGGATAATAGGTGCCGCGGGTCTCCTGATAGGAATGTCCCAGATCAATGGGATCGACGGTTTCTGCCTCATGGGCGAGACCTCCGGTTTCTTCGAAGACCACAAGAGTGCGATGGCCGTCGTAAAGGTCTTGACTAAGATTTTCGGCATGGAGGACGTCGACTTGAAGGAACTCCAGGACAAGTCTCAGAAGATCGACGAGCTTACCGAGCAGGTCAAAGCCGCCAATAATGAGAAACCGAAGCTCAACGAACTCGGTTACATCGGCTGA
- a CDS encoding HFX_2341 family transcriptional regulator domain-containing protein, protein MWSKPVQNSIRIMYACVSFETVMVVEPAVRYNVDEIHLFHYVRDPSQSDNVYSEFYDEVVSRLRASMPTIRIVEHASDPIYNFQKMLRCLLTSIEEVKTAYGDPEILINSSAGPSEFSAAAIVSALMTGTTAFTVGTKAYTVPKDRLRELYYENGRPVGLTSEIFDPRPIPAFDIDKPDENLVRSLRLYSQIREAKHSVTAVSIISALKNAGLWEYEPNIHEKKTDSKQKEIMYYQRHYIQAWQKHKWIDKPSSKAKYDLTEDGKNIIMTFYVDGQNNCN, encoded by the coding sequence ATGTGGAGCAAACCCGTCCAGAACAGCATCCGCATAATGTATGCTTGCGTATCGTTCGAGACCGTCATGGTGGTGGAACCTGCAGTCCGTTATAATGTGGACGAGATCCATCTGTTCCACTACGTCCGCGACCCTTCGCAGAGCGACAACGTCTACAGCGAGTTCTATGACGAGGTGGTATCCCGGCTCAGGGCATCCATGCCGACCATCCGTATCGTGGAGCACGCATCCGACCCCATATACAACTTCCAGAAGATGCTGAGGTGCCTTCTGACGAGTATAGAGGAGGTCAAGACGGCATACGGTGACCCCGAGATACTTATAAACTCGTCCGCCGGACCGTCGGAGTTCAGTGCCGCCGCCATCGTCAGTGCCCTGATGACGGGTACTACCGCATTCACCGTAGGTACGAAAGCATATACCGTGCCCAAGGACAGGCTTCGCGAGCTCTACTACGAGAACGGCAGGCCGGTGGGACTGACCTCGGAGATCTTCGATCCCCGTCCGATACCCGCATTCGACATCGACAAACCCGACGAGAATCTCGTCAGGAGTCTGAGGCTGTATTCGCAGATCCGCGAGGCCAAGCATTCCGTGACGGCGGTGTCCATAATCTCCGCCTTGAAGAACGCCGGCCTATGGGAATACGAACCCAACATCCACGAGAAGAAGACGGATTCCAAACAGAAGGAGATCATGTACTACCAGCGCCACTACATACAGGCCTGGCAGAAGCACAAATGGATAGACAAACCCTCCTCCAAGGCGAAGTACGACCTCACCGAGGATGGGAAGAACATAATCATGACCTTCTACGTCGACGGTCAGAACAACTGCAACTGA
- a CDS encoding translation initiation factor IF-2 subunit alpha, whose product MSRTRGFPENGELVVCTVTSVKNFGAFVTLDEYDNKEGFIHVRDIATGWVKYIRDYIREGQKTVCKVLGVDSQKGHIDLSLKSVNDHQKRERIQQWKNEKKAEKLLEIVSTRLSISVDDAYDDFGNQLLEDYGTLYDAFEGVVAEPEEFTSYYSGNWIDAFVEVAKENIAPPTVQIEATLEMSSSAPNGVILIRNALEAGLEAAEGADAKITSVGSPRYRVVVTASEYKTAEDILKRVAKAAIDNLTAEGGVAVLKRESK is encoded by the coding sequence ATGTCCAGGACCAGGGGCTTTCCCGAGAACGGAGAACTCGTAGTCTGCACCGTCACCTCTGTAAAGAACTTCGGTGCATTCGTCACACTAGACGAGTACGACAACAAAGAGGGCTTCATTCACGTAAGGGATATAGCCACTGGTTGGGTCAAATACATCAGAGACTACATAAGAGAAGGACAGAAAACTGTCTGCAAAGTTCTGGGCGTGGACTCACAGAAAGGTCACATCGACCTTTCTCTGAAGTCCGTCAACGACCACCAGAAGAGAGAAAGAATCCAGCAGTGGAAGAACGAGAAGAAGGCCGAGAAACTTCTCGAAATCGTTTCCACGAGACTGTCGATCAGCGTCGATGACGCCTACGACGACTTCGGAAACCAGCTGCTTGAGGACTACGGAACCCTCTACGACGCCTTCGAGGGCGTGGTCGCTGAACCCGAGGAATTCACCAGCTACTATTCCGGCAACTGGATCGACGCATTCGTAGAGGTCGCGAAAGAGAACATCGCACCTCCGACCGTCCAGATCGAGGCTACCCTCGAGATGTCTTCCTCCGCACCCAACGGAGTGATACTTATCAGGAACGCACTCGAGGCCGGACTCGAAGCGGCAGAAGGCGCCGATGCGAAGATCACCAGCGTCGGATCACCCAGATACAGGGTCGTCGTCACCGCCTCCGAATACAAGACGGCGGAAGACATCCTCAAGAGGGTCGCTAAGGCCGCCATCGACAACCTCACCGCAGAGGGCGGGGTCGCCGTCCTCAAACGCGAGAGCAAGTGA
- a CDS encoding RNA-protein complex protein Nop10 has protein sequence MRSQIRRCPQCGRYTLSEVCGRCTSPTVCPIPPRFSPEDRYGKYRRETLKQEYGENGKYRKV, from the coding sequence ATGAGGTCACAGATCCGCAGATGCCCGCAATGCGGGCGCTATACACTTTCCGAAGTCTGCGGCAGATGCACCTCTCCCACCGTATGTCCGATACCTCCCAGATTTTCACCGGAGGATCGTTACGGCAAATACAGACGCGAAACCCTGAAACAGGAGTATGGCGAGAATGGAAAGTATCGTAAAGTATGA
- the rpiA gene encoding ribose 5-phosphate isomerase A, whose translation MTECDPKAMKKAAAEKAVDEYVKDGMTVGLGTGSTAYFAIMRVAELVKQGYRLKCVATSQQTEDIAVENGIEVVDINDVDYIDVTIDGADEVDPKLNLIKGLGGALLREKIVAAATQMEVIVVDESKIVESLGVKTSLPVEVCRFGHVRTAYGLKLQGCEPVLRMKGGEPFVSDGGNYIYDCKFPQIDKPFFLQSAIDTIPGVVECGLFLNMAAAAVVAHKDGTVTEMKC comes from the coding sequence ATGACAGAATGCGACCCCAAGGCGATGAAGAAGGCTGCGGCCGAGAAAGCGGTTGACGAGTATGTGAAAGACGGCATGACCGTAGGTCTCGGTACCGGAAGCACCGCATACTTCGCCATCATGAGGGTCGCAGAACTCGTCAAACAGGGTTACAGATTGAAATGCGTCGCCACGTCCCAGCAGACCGAGGACATCGCCGTGGAGAACGGCATCGAGGTCGTGGACATAAACGATGTTGACTACATCGACGTCACGATCGACGGGGCCGACGAGGTCGATCCAAAACTGAACCTCATCAAAGGACTCGGAGGAGCCCTCCTGAGGGAGAAGATCGTCGCCGCCGCGACCCAGATGGAGGTCATCGTCGTGGACGAGTCCAAGATCGTCGAGAGTCTGGGTGTCAAGACCTCACTTCCTGTAGAGGTGTGCAGATTTGGTCACGTCAGGACCGCATACGGACTCAAACTCCAGGGATGCGAGCCCGTACTTAGGATGAAGGGCGGCGAGCCTTTCGTCTCCGACGGAGGCAACTACATCTACGACTGCAAATTCCCGCAGATCGACAAGCCGTTCTTCCTTCAATCCGCCATAGATACGATCCCCGGGGTCGTCGAATGCGGACTGTTCCTCAATATGGCCGCCGCGGCCGTCGTTGCTCACAAAGACGGTACCGTGACAGAGATGAAATGCTGA